The sequence CTGGGGCGGAGTGCCTTTAAACATGGTCACGCTAAAGTCGGCGCGTGAGATCGAGACGATGCGGCGCAGCGGCAAGATCACCGCGGTCGTGTTGACCGAGCTGATGCAAAGCGCGAAGGCGGGAATGACGACGCGCGATCTCGATGCGGCAGCCGAGAAAGGGATCCTCGAGCGCGGCGGGTTGCCGACGTTCAAGGGGTATCACGGTTTTCCGGCCACGATCTGTGCTTCGGTGAATGACGAGGTCGTGCACGGCATTCCGGGCGAGTACGTGCTGCGCGACGGCGATCTGCTCTCGATCGACATCGGGACGACGCTCGAGGGATACGTGAGCGATTCCGCGGTGACGATTCCGATCGGCACGATCTCGCAAAAGGCGCGGCACTTGCTCGAGGTCACCCAAGAGTGCTTGATGATCGGAATCGCGCAGATGCAGCGCGGAAACCGCATCGGCGACATCGGCGCGGCGGTTCAGCGCTATGCCGAAAAGCACGGCTACGGAGTGGTCCGTGAGCTCGCCGGGCATGGGGTCGGCACGGCGATGCACGAGGAGCCGCAGGTCCCCAACTACGGTAAGGCCGGGACCGGAATGGAATTGCGCCCGGGGCTGGTGTTGGCAGTCGAGCCGATGATCACCGAGGGCGACCGGAAGGTCGAGATCCTCAAGGACGGCTGGACAGTCGTCACGTCAGATGGTAAACTCGCAGCGCACTTCGAGCACACGATTGCCGTGACCGAGGATGGTCCGAAAATCCTTACGCTTCGCAACTACGGGGAGCATCCGGACGCTGCCAAGTACGTTCCGGACGCGGAAAGGATACCGGCGAGCTGATGCCTCGTCGCGGCGGCCGTCGCCCCGCCCGGGCGAAGAAGAATACGGACAAAGCGGCCAAGACCGCCACGCCCAAGGAAGAGGCGATCGAGGTCGAGGGCACGATCGTCGAGCCTCTGCCCAATGCGATGTTTCGGGTGGAACTCGCCAACGGGCACCGTGTGTTGGCACACGTGTCGGGAAAAATCCGGATGAACTTCATCCGCATTCTTCCCGGAGATAGAGTTCTCGTGGAGCTCTCGCCCTACGATCTCACGCACGGCAGAATAACGTACCGGTATAAGTAAGGCTGCTGGACGAGGTCCCGATAGCAGCGTCGTTAGCAAAACCAACCTTCGTTTGGGCGCCCCTCGGGGGATCTCAAGCGGATATCTATAGGAGAAAGGCGCCCGTGGCCCAGGGGCCCCGCGAAGGAACTTCGCGGGGGTGCGGAGCCAAGGGCGGAGCACCATCAAAATGAAAGTCAGACCTTCGGTCAAGAAAATTTGCGAAAAGTGCAAGATCATTCGCCGCGAGGGTAAAGTGCGCGTGATCTGCACCGTCAATCCGAAGCACAAGCAAGTGCAAGGTTAAAGAGGAAACCACTTATGGCACGTATCGCTGGTATCGATCTTCCGCGCGAGAAGCGTATCGAGATTGCGCTGCAGTACATCTACGGCGTCGGCCCGACGACGGCGGCGAAGCTGCTCGCCCATGCGGGGATCAATCCCGACACGCGCGTGAAAGACCTCGCCGAAGACGACGAAAAGAAACTGCGTGACGCGATCGACACGCTGCAAGTGCGGGTCGAAGGTGATTTGCGGCGCGAGGTACAGGGCAACATCAAGCGGCTGATGGACATCGGCTGCTACCGCGGACTGCGTCATCGTCGCGGCCTCCCGGTTCGCGGCCAGCGCACCAAGACCAATGCGCGCACGCGCAAGGGGCCGAAACGGACCGTCGCGGGCAAGAAGAAGGCCTTAACCAAGAAATAGCGC comes from Candidatus Baltobacteraceae bacterium and encodes:
- the map gene encoding type I methionyl aminopeptidase — translated: MVTLKSAREIETMRRSGKITAVVLTELMQSAKAGMTTRDLDAAAEKGILERGGLPTFKGYHGFPATICASVNDEVVHGIPGEYVLRDGDLLSIDIGTTLEGYVSDSAVTIPIGTISQKARHLLEVTQECLMIGIAQMQRGNRIGDIGAAVQRYAEKHGYGVVRELAGHGVGTAMHEEPQVPNYGKAGTGMELRPGLVLAVEPMITEGDRKVEILKDGWTVVTSDGKLAAHFEHTIAVTEDGPKILTLRNYGEHPDAAKYVPDAERIPAS
- the infA gene encoding translation initiation factor IF-1 produces the protein MEVEGTIVEPLPNAMFRVELANGHRVLAHVSGKIRMNFIRILPGDRVLVELSPYDLTHGRITYRYK
- the rpmJ gene encoding 50S ribosomal protein L36; protein product: MKVRPSVKKICEKCKIIRREGKVRVICTVNPKHKQVQG
- the rpsM gene encoding 30S ribosomal protein S13 — encoded protein: MARIAGIDLPREKRIEIALQYIYGVGPTTAAKLLAHAGINPDTRVKDLAEDDEKKLRDAIDTLQVRVEGDLRREVQGNIKRLMDIGCYRGLRHRRGLPVRGQRTKTNARTRKGPKRTVAGKKKALTKK